In a genomic window of Tissierella sp. Yu-01:
- a CDS encoding spore germination protein: protein MLKTVSRDIEQNIDYLKARFKDCDDLIYRRIEVGKDIKRKFAFVSIDGLANKDEVSQFVIERLISESEIDEGELDVFKDELLEFIAKEGISSADIKEEGNFEKLIDLVLSGETLFFIDGTDKAIVVSTRGWALRSINEPQTETVVRGPRDGFTETLRTNTALVRRRIKDTRFKIKMTKVGRRSKTDVAILYIEDIADDNLVKEVKRRLDSVDIDAVVDSSILEFLIEDDYKSPFPQMDNTERPDSVAASLYEGRVALIVDNSPFVLVMPGTLGTLMQSTEDYYSRWIEGLLMRIIRFIAAILTLLSPALYISVTAYHPGLLPTKLVYFVGASRINVPFPAVVEATLMELTMELIRQAGTRISGPIGSTIGIVGGLIIGQAAVEAGIVSNLMIIVVAITTIATFAIPSYEFGTALRICKFGFILLAGVLGLYGVMIGVILLFSHLIILTSFGVPFASPYSGLGIEQGDLKDTLLKAPIQRLWMRPGFTKPKNKKRMKREKKNG, encoded by the coding sequence ATGCTGAAAACTGTGTCGAGAGATATTGAACAAAATATAGATTACCTAAAGGCTCGGTTTAAAGATTGCGACGATTTAATCTATAGAAGAATAGAAGTAGGTAAGGATATAAAGAGAAAATTTGCTTTTGTTTCAATAGATGGTTTAGCAAATAAGGATGAAGTATCTCAATTTGTCATAGAAAGATTAATTTCTGAAAGTGAAATAGATGAAGGAGAGCTAGATGTATTTAAAGATGAATTGTTAGAATTCATCGCAAAAGAGGGGATCTCAAGTGCAGACATAAAAGAAGAGGGTAATTTTGAAAAATTAATAGATTTAGTATTGTCTGGAGAAACTCTGTTCTTCATAGATGGAACTGATAAGGCGATTGTAGTGAGCACTAGAGGCTGGGCGCTTAGAAGTATCAATGAACCTCAAACTGAAACAGTAGTTAGAGGACCTAGGGATGGATTTACTGAGACCTTAAGAACAAATACAGCTCTTGTAAGAAGAAGGATAAAAGATACTAGGTTCAAAATTAAAATGACAAAGGTTGGTAGAAGATCTAAAACCGATGTGGCTATTTTATATATAGAGGATATTGCAGATGACAATCTAGTAAAGGAAGTAAAGAGAAGATTGGACAGTGTTGATATAGATGCAGTAGTTGACAGCTCTATTTTAGAATTTCTTATAGAGGATGACTATAAAAGTCCATTTCCGCAAATGGATAATACTGAAAGACCTGATAGCGTAGCTGCATCACTATATGAAGGTAGAGTAGCGTTAATCGTTGATAATTCACCTTTTGTATTAGTAATGCCTGGTACATTAGGTACATTGATGCAATCTACAGAAGATTACTATAGTAGATGGATTGAAGGTTTGTTAATGAGAATCATAAGATTTATTGCAGCTATTCTCACACTACTATCTCCTGCTCTATATATATCAGTTACAGCATATCATCCTGGATTGCTTCCTACAAAGCTAGTATATTTCGTAGGAGCCAGTAGAATTAACGTACCTTTTCCGGCTGTAGTTGAAGCTACTTTAATGGAGCTAACAATGGAATTAATAAGGCAGGCTGGTACTAGGATATCAGGTCCAATAGGCAGCACCATAGGTATTGTGGGAGGCCTTATTATAGGGCAGGCAGCAGTAGAAGCAGGAATAGTAAGCAATCTTATGATAATAGTCGTAGCTATTACCACCATTGCAACTTTTGCTATTCCATCCTATGAATTTGGTACTGCATTAAGGATATGTAAATTTGGATTTATACTTTTAGCAGGGGTGTTAGGGCTATATGGTGTAATGATTGGAGTAATATTATTATTTAGCCATTTGATAATTTTAACTAGTTTTGGAGTACCTTTCGCTTCACCTTATTCAGGTTTAGGAATCGAACAAGGAGATTTGAAGGATACACTGCTAAAGGCCCCTATTCAAAGACTATGGATGCGTCCGGGGTTTACAAAACCTAAAAACAAAAAGAGAATGAAGAGAGAGAAGAAGAATGGATAA
- a CDS encoding Ger(x)C family spore germination protein, whose amino-acid sequence MLTLSMLLVTGCWDMLEVDQRLYPYSVGYDLVDEEEGVYNITMSYPNLGALGKNAISEEKVHVLSTEAFNIFDAIHKLTTRVQYQFSLKHLKVAVLSETVGVEQKLMKEMFDGLYRDFTANKNVELLLVKGSAESLIDTITKSKQLDTVEGVLNTLLNNAQDSTMFIPKSLGEFILDSDISGASIIPIATANEDEVEINGGGIFKDYTLIGYIDGMTNRDIAYLRNETNHDGFRTVYNGADLTLMLSNITTKPKLVDSSNNLKIRMDVELEAYIHSYIMGEGRQINTKEILEDMQNHVAKEYEEQIKKTINIVQKQYKADLFKLADYLRKFHQKTWREVGDKWEEIYPEIDIDVDVTVFIRRRGLTK is encoded by the coding sequence ATGCTTACACTTTCAATGTTGTTAGTGACTGGGTGTTGGGATATGCTAGAAGTAGATCAAAGACTATATCCTTATTCTGTGGGATATGATTTAGTCGATGAAGAGGAAGGTGTATATAATATAACTATGTCCTATCCTAATTTAGGAGCGCTGGGGAAAAACGCTATTTCAGAGGAAAAAGTACATGTATTATCAACTGAAGCATTTAATATATTTGATGCTATACATAAGTTAACCACTAGAGTGCAATATCAGTTTTCCCTTAAACATCTAAAGGTTGCAGTATTGTCGGAAACAGTTGGGGTAGAGCAAAAGCTTATGAAAGAGATGTTTGATGGATTATACCGTGATTTCACTGCAAATAAAAATGTAGAATTACTCTTAGTAAAAGGTAGTGCGGAAAGTTTAATTGATACTATTACTAAGTCTAAGCAACTGGATACAGTGGAAGGTGTATTAAATACACTATTGAATAATGCCCAAGATTCTACAATGTTTATACCTAAATCCCTAGGCGAATTTATATTGGATAGTGATATTAGTGGCGCATCTATTATCCCCATAGCTACAGCTAATGAAGACGAAGTAGAAATAAACGGTGGAGGGATCTTTAAGGATTACACTTTAATAGGATATATTGATGGAATGACAAATAGAGATATAGCTTACTTAAGGAATGAAACCAACCATGATGGATTTCGAACAGTATATAACGGAGCAGACCTTACATTAATGCTATCTAATATTACAACTAAGCCTAAATTAGTGGATTCTTCCAATAATCTAAAAATTAGAATGGATGTTGAATTAGAGGCATATATACACAGTTATATTATGGGTGAGGGTAGACAAATAAATACAAAAGAAATCCTAGAAGATATGCAAAATCATGTAGCAAAGGAATATGAAGAGCAAATTAAAAAAACAATCAATATAGTACAAAAACAATACAAAGCAGATTTGTTTAAATTAGCAGACTATTTAAGAAAGTTTCACCAAAAGACATGGAGAGAAGTAGGAGATAAGTGGGAAGAAATTTACCCTGAAATAGATATAGATGTAGATGTAACGGTGTTTATAAGAAGAAGAGGACTAACGAAGTAA
- the sleB gene encoding spore cortex-lytic enzyme, with protein sequence MKKFTAITLVLILLFTAVIQFYEPSFNVNSMSRALLAAPRMLYWGSQGDDVRTVQDKLLRWGYYDGGVDGIFGARTYRAVRRFQEKNGIQVDGIVGPATAAALGMSTSPAYAQGTNRSSDEYLLASCIHGEARGEPYVGKVAVAAVVLNRTRSPQFPDTIAGVIYQPLAFTAVADGQINLTPNKDAFNAARDALNGWDPTYGCLYYWNPATATSKWIWSRQVNLKIGKHWFGV encoded by the coding sequence TTGAAAAAGTTCACCGCTATAACATTAGTATTGATATTGTTATTTACGGCAGTGATTCAATTTTATGAGCCATCATTTAATGTAAATTCTATGAGCAGAGCCTTACTTGCAGCGCCTAGAATGCTTTATTGGGGTTCACAGGGAGATGACGTAAGAACAGTTCAAGATAAATTATTAAGGTGGGGCTACTACGATGGTGGCGTAGATGGGATATTTGGTGCAAGAACCTACAGAGCCGTTCGTAGATTCCAAGAAAAAAATGGTATTCAAGTAGATGGAATAGTAGGTCCTGCAACAGCTGCAGCCTTAGGAATGTCTACATCGCCTGCATATGCACAAGGAACCAATAGATCATCTGACGAGTATTTGTTAGCTAGTTGTATACATGGAGAGGCTAGAGGGGAACCATACGTAGGAAAAGTAGCAGTAGCTGCTGTAGTATTAAACCGTACGAGAAGCCCGCAGTTCCCAGATACAATAGCAGGGGTAATATATCAACCGCTGGCATTTACAGCAGTAGCAGATGGTCAAATAAATCTTACACCAAATAAAGATGCTTTCAATGCTGCGAGAGATGCTCTAAATGGCTGGGATCCAACCTATGGATGTCTATATTATTGGAATCCAGCTACAGCAACAAGTAAATGGATTTGGTCCAGACAAGTAAATCTAAAAATAGGTAAGCACTGGTTTGGTGTTTAG
- the spoIIR gene encoding stage II sporulation protein R, with amino-acid sequence MKYKKAILILSIFLISFIYIIHPIIEDKLLLDNPFKEGIIRFHVRANSDKAEDQELKLKVRDEILEVMVAKFEDSSSIDESREIIKENMNEIKVIAERVVKKYNYDYPVEISLGMDYFPTRKYGNMVFPQGEYETLLVTIGKGEGQNWWCVMFPPLCFVDITHSVAYDPENQFEEYVMDETQPLKLKSKTVEFVEKLLD; translated from the coding sequence ATGAAATATAAAAAAGCAATTTTAATATTATCTATTTTTTTAATATCATTTATTTACATAATCCATCCGATAATTGAGGACAAGTTATTATTGGATAATCCGTTTAAAGAAGGAATAATAAGATTTCATGTTAGAGCAAATAGTGATAAAGCGGAAGATCAGGAGTTAAAGCTAAAGGTAAGAGACGAAATTCTTGAGGTAATGGTTGCAAAATTTGAAGACTCTTCTTCCATAGATGAAAGCAGAGAAATAATTAAAGAAAATATGAATGAAATAAAAGTAATAGCTGAGAGAGTAGTAAAAAAGTATAATTATGATTATCCTGTGGAGATATCTTTAGGGATGGATTATTTTCCAACAAGAAAATATGGAAACATGGTATTTCCGCAAGGTGAATATGAAACACTATTAGTTACAATAGGAAAAGGTGAAGGACAAAACTGGTGGTGTGTAATGTTCCCACCATTATGCTTCGTAGACATAACTCATTCAGTAGCCTACGATCCAGAAAATCAATTCGAAGAATATGTAATGGACGAAACACAACCGCTGAAACTAAAATCAAAGACGGTGGAGTTTGTAGAAAAGTTATTAGATTAG
- the ypeB gene encoding germination protein YpeB — translation MSDRKSWIAPSVLSLLLIASLVWGYNQYASRQQYEVTLDNHYQRLFFDVSDHVNKVSTSLNKALVATTPERNILLFTQIMSDASQAKDKLAQMPISHSEVSATEKFLTQAADYSYFIIQRHLEGQDITPEQRDQIKNIQLNTAQFNSELNNVANSIQEENFLVGMANAGRQNKDNETASTNALVTSLTNYDKEVAKTPELIYDGPFADQMLNKKPVGLPNGQVNLNQARDIAIKFIGQDKISDIEAFEEGQNMNDARIPVYSFQALSSRNRDQTMYISVSKQGGAVLNMTNPRGVSQKKLSVNEGQQKALEFLESKGFRNMEPNYNLRYDGTVLYNFVYSEDGVTVYPDLVKVKVALDTGDIVGFDAAAYYLNHQDNRDFGNIKISENEAARQLRNGFQVTSSRLAMIPKGKIEVICYEFKGTYDDGQYIIYINAETGQEEQLLQIIQNENGTFTF, via the coding sequence ATGAGTGATAGAAAGAGTTGGATTGCCCCTTCAGTGCTTAGCTTACTATTAATAGCTTCTCTTGTTTGGGGATATAATCAATATGCTTCAAGGCAGCAATATGAAGTAACATTAGATAATCATTATCAAAGATTATTCTTTGACGTAAGTGATCACGTCAATAAAGTATCAACATCTTTGAACAAAGCTTTAGTAGCGACAACACCAGAAAGAAATATACTGTTATTTACACAGATAATGAGTGATGCGTCACAGGCAAAGGATAAATTAGCTCAAATGCCAATATCTCACTCAGAGGTGTCAGCAACAGAGAAGTTCCTTACCCAGGCAGCAGACTATTCATACTTTATAATACAGAGACACCTCGAAGGTCAGGATATTACTCCTGAGCAGAGAGATCAGATAAAAAACATACAATTAAACACAGCTCAATTTAACAGTGAGTTAAATAATGTAGCTAATAGTATACAAGAGGAGAATTTCCTTGTAGGAATGGCTAATGCAGGTAGACAAAACAAAGATAATGAAACTGCATCTACGAATGCCTTAGTTACCAGCTTAACTAACTATGATAAAGAAGTAGCAAAAACACCTGAGTTAATTTATGATGGTCCATTTGCTGACCAAATGTTAAATAAAAAACCTGTTGGCTTGCCTAATGGTCAAGTGAATCTAAATCAGGCACGTGATATAGCTATAAAGTTTATTGGGCAGGATAAGATATCTGATATTGAAGCCTTTGAAGAGGGCCAAAATATGAATGATGCCAGAATTCCTGTATATAGTTTCCAAGCTCTAAGTAGTAGAAATAGAGATCAAACTATGTATATAAGTGTATCAAAACAAGGAGGAGCAGTCCTAAATATGACTAATCCTCGGGGAGTAAGTCAGAAGAAGCTTTCTGTTAATGAAGGTCAACAAAAAGCCCTTGAATTCCTAGAGAGTAAAGGCTTTAGAAATATGGAGCCAAATTACAATCTGAGATATGATGGCACAGTATTATATAATTTTGTATATTCAGAAGACGGCGTAACAGTCTATCCAGACTTAGTAAAAGTTAAGGTAGCTTTAGACACTGGTGACATAGTAGGATTTGATGCAGCTGCATACTATTTAAATCATCAGGATAATAGAGACTTTGGTAATATAAAAATCTCTGAAAATGAAGCTGCTAGACAATTAAGAAATGGCTTCCAGGTAACTTCCTCAAGGTTAGCAATGATTCCAAAAGGAAAGATTGAAGTAATATGTTATGAGTTCAAAGGAACCTATGATGATGGTCAGTATATAATCTACATCAACGCTGAAACAGGTCAAGAAGAACAACTTCTACAAATAATTCAAAATGAAAATGGAACATTTACTTTTTAA
- a CDS encoding endospore germination permease, producing the protein MDKPKISHIHIRGIIVSTSVGVGVLSMPGALGELMGNDGWIAIILAGLLLIPFMAIYDRIFSLYPDKDFFEIGKETMGTFIFTIFLFIFLAYLVLTLGIISRTLAELIKIYLLQTTPLEVIMLIFILASTYIACYEIDVIARASYFLYPIIILFALIIVLISLPNADFTRLLPVFDIDFISTVKGVKETFFSFLGFEIILLAIPFVEDKEKVFKSQLIGAFTITVIYLALFIMTISHFSLKQIEIIVYPILMLIRQLDLPWFFLENLDGLVMALWVIVVFSTMAPFYYGSGKILSKIFRTKKHKYFIWGLIPVIYYIGILPKNFIELIEDMGRYFNILAVISAIIIPIIILISASIRKKVLKR; encoded by the coding sequence ATGGATAAACCTAAGATATCACATATTCATATTAGAGGTATAATAGTATCAACAAGTGTAGGTGTTGGAGTACTTTCCATGCCAGGAGCTCTAGGAGAACTAATGGGTAATGATGGCTGGATAGCTATCATATTAGCTGGATTGCTATTGATTCCATTTATGGCGATATATGATAGAATATTTAGTCTTTATCCAGATAAGGATTTCTTTGAAATAGGTAAAGAAACTATGGGGACATTTATATTTACGATATTTCTATTCATTTTTCTAGCCTATTTAGTTTTAACATTGGGAATAATATCAAGAACTCTTGCAGAGTTAATAAAAATATATCTATTACAAACAACACCCCTAGAAGTAATAATGCTTATATTTATACTAGCATCTACTTATATTGCTTGCTATGAGATTGATGTAATTGCAAGAGCTAGCTATTTTTTGTATCCGATAATAATACTCTTTGCCTTAATAATAGTATTAATATCCCTCCCAAATGCAGATTTTACTAGATTATTACCGGTCTTTGATATAGATTTTATTTCAACGGTTAAAGGAGTAAAAGAAACTTTTTTCAGTTTCCTTGGTTTTGAAATTATACTCTTAGCAATTCCTTTTGTAGAGGATAAAGAAAAGGTTTTTAAATCTCAATTAATAGGTGCTTTTACCATAACCGTCATATATCTTGCTTTATTTATAATGACCATAAGCCATTTCAGTTTGAAACAAATAGAGATAATAGTTTATCCCATATTGATGTTGATTAGACAATTAGATTTGCCATGGTTTTTCTTAGAGAATCTGGATGGATTAGTTATGGCTCTTTGGGTCATAGTAGTATTTTCAACAATGGCACCTTTTTATTACGGTTCTGGAAAAATATTATCCAAGATTTTTAGAACGAAAAAGCATAAGTATTTTATATGGGGTTTAATCCCTGTTATTTATTATATAGGTATATTGCCTAAAAACTTTATAGAGTTGATAGAGGATATGGGTAGATATTTTAATATACTAGCTGTAATTTCGGCTATTATTATTCCTATAATAATATTAATTTCAGCATCTATAAGAAAGAAGGTGCTAAAAAGGTGA